From the Quercus lobata isolate SW786 chromosome 6, ValleyOak3.0 Primary Assembly, whole genome shotgun sequence genome, one window contains:
- the LOC115995499 gene encoding protein JINGUBANG-like — MMSIMRSTSKGRRVFTEDNSNKRGQKFDRLKNSERDLEVEEDKLIIHRRGHSDTSAGPTSPPRFDVDTDPLMVLDTAGPYDLSNTNSPFTRSPWSRHMNSSSPPPPPPPRATPPSPPHHNSHSADESNASPNALIGSLIREEGHIYSLAVAGELLYTGSDSKNIRVWKDRQEFSSFKANYGLVKAIVVGGDKVFTGHNDGKIRVWKVSKKNGGIHKRIDTIPTLKDYLKGSMNPKNFADDQRRSRKVLWSKHYDAISSLGLSDDGAFLYSASWDKTFKVWRVSDFKCLESINAHDDAVNSLVVSLDGLVFTGSADGTVKVWRRELQGKGTKHFFSQTLLKQECAVTALAVNFPEVTFLYAGSSDGIVNFWYTEKSLSHGGDLKGHKLAVLCLATADNLVFSGSADMGICVWKRSEEAEHICLSVLTGHTGPVKCLAVEKDPESTSTEQRWIVYSGSLDKSVKAWKVSDQAPTMANNKDDEQHSSKPTFNTAPGFSSRGKMGSRRY; from the coding sequence ATGATGAGTATAATGAGAAGCACATCAAAAGGACGCCGCGTATTCACAGAAGATAATAGCAACAAACGTGGACAGAAATTCGACAGGCTAAAGAACTCGGAAAGAGATCTCGAGGTCGAAGAAGATAAGCTTATTATTCATCGTCGTGGACACAGCGATACTTCTGCAGGGCCAACGAGTCCACCTCGCTTCGATGTTGACACCGACCCTCTAATGGTGTTGGACACTGCTGGTCCCTACGATTTGTCCAATACTAATTCTCCTTTCACCAGGTCTCCTTGGTCACGTCACATGAATTCTtcatctcctcctcctcctcctcctcctcgtGCTACTCCTCCTTCACCTCCTCATCATAATTCTCACTCTGCTGATGAAAGTAATGCCTCACCAAACGCATTGATCGGCTCGCTGATTCGTGAGGAAGGTCATATATACTCGCTGGCCGTGGCTGGCGAGTTGTTGTACACGGGGTCAGATAGCAAGAACATTCGGGTTTGGAAGGATCGGCAAGAGTTCTCGTCATTCAAAGCGAATTATGGGTTGGTTAAAGCGATTGTGGTTGGTGGGGATAAGGTGTTTACGGGTCATAATGATGGGAAGATTCGAGTTTGGAAAGTGTCTAAAAAGAATGGAGGCATTCACAAACGCATAGATACTATACCAACTCTGAAGGATTATCTCAAAGGCTCAATGAATCCGAAGAATTTCGCAGACGATCAGAGACGTAGTCGTAAAGTGTTATGGAGCAAACACTACGATGCCATCTCGAGCCTTGGCTTGAGCGATGATGGAGCCTTTCTTTACTCAGCTTCATGGGACAAAACGTTTAAAGTGTGGCGAGTCTCAGACTTCAAGTGTTTAGAATCAATCAATGCTCACGATGATGCTGTTAACTCCTTGGTTGTGAGCCTCGATGGCTTAGTATTCACAGGCTCAGCTGATGGTACCGTGAAGGTTTGGCGTAGAGAGTTACAAGGGAAAGGAACAAAGCATTTCTTTTCACAAACGCTGTTGAAGCAAGAGTGTGCGGTGACAGCATTGGCGGTGAACTTCCCTGAGGTCACATTTCTTTACGCTGGCTCATCAGATGGGATTGTTAATTTCTGGTACACTGAGAAGTCTCTCTCGCACGGTGGCGATTTGAAAGGCCATAAATTGGCAGTGTTATGCTTAGCCACAGCTGATAATTTAGTGTTCAGTGGCTCCGCTGACATGGGGATATGCGTGTGGAAGAGATCGGAGGAAGCAGAGCACATATGCTTGTCAGTGTTAACGGGGCACACCGGTCCCGTTAAGTGTTTGGCTGTGGAAAAGGATCCTGAATCCACGTCCACCGAGCAACGTTGGATTGTGTATAGTGGCAGCTTGGACAAGTCCGTGAAGGCATGGAAGGTTTCGGATCAAGCACCTACAATGGCAAATAATAAGGACGATGAACAACACAGCAGTAAGCCCACTTTTAACACAGCTCCAGGCTTCTCCTCTCGTGGTAAAATGGGCTCAAGAAGATATTAG